The Halomonas sp. KG2 genome segment GCTTGTCTTTGGGAGTTCAGAGCTTTCGCCCTGAACAGCTTAGCGCGTTGGGGCGTATTCATAGCGGCCAAGAAGCGGTCAATGCTGTTCGCCAGGCGCGTGAGGCTGGGTTTGATAATCTCAATATTGATTTAATGCATGGGCTACCCAAACAAACCCCGGCTCAAGCGATGGAGGATATTGATCAAGCATTGGCTCTGGAGCCGGAGCATCTCTCCTGGTATCAGTTAACGCTTGAACCGAATACGGCGTTTTTCTCTCATCCGCCTGTGTTACCAGAAGAAGAGGCTCTCTGGGACATTCAAGAAGCTGGCCATCAACGCCTTGAGCAAGCCGGTTTACGGCGCTATGAAATCTCCGCCTATGCGCGAACGGGGCAACAAAGTCGCCACAACATCAATTATTGGCAGTTTGGCGATTATTTGGGTATTGGGGCGGGAGCGCATGGAAAGCTGACGACGGTCGATAGTCAGGGGCAACGGCATATCGAAAGGCGCTGGAAAACACGTCAGCCAGAGGCATATTTACGCCGTTCAAATGATCCGCGTGGCTTTGTGGCTGGCAAGCAGCCGATAGCAACGCAGGAGCTACCCCTTG includes the following:
- the hemW gene encoding radical SAM family heme chaperone HemW yields the protein MAELLPPLSLYIHTPWCVRKCPYCDFNSHEPSTDELPEAAYLTALLNDLEGDLSLANEREIQTIFIGGGTPSLLSPAFYDRLFKEIRLRLPFSSTIEITLEANPGTTEQQRFIGYREAGINRLSLGVQSFRPEQLSALGRIHSGQEAVNAVRQAREAGFDNLNIDLMHGLPKQTPAQAMEDIDQALALEPEHLSWYQLTLEPNTAFFSHPPVLPEEEALWDIQEAGHQRLEQAGLRRYEISAYARTGQQSRHNINYWQFGDYLGIGAGAHGKLTTVDSQGQRHIERRWKTRQPEAYLRRSNDPRGFVAGKQPIATQELPLEFAMNALRLTDGVTMDVWTAYTGQPSAVLLSRLQSAYEKGLLMEMPEKLRASPQGLLFLNELLTLISDE